A single window of Rana temporaria chromosome 1, aRanTem1.1, whole genome shotgun sequence DNA harbors:
- the LOC120943167 gene encoding annexin A1-like: MSFMQQFLAQANFLEGGPEPVAAENCGPSLQATSGFNPATDAANLDKAIKAKGVDEGTIIDVLTKRTNSERQQIKAAYQQQTGKSLDDALKKALSSNLEEVVLAMMKTPAQYDAHCLKNAVKGLGTDESTLIEILVSRDNREIREINKVYKEDFKKELAKDVASDTSGDFQKALLALIKGERNESAPVNDEQADNDARALYEAGEKRKGTDTSVFINILSSRSFPQLQKVFTKYCVYSKNDMAKAIDLELKGDIESTLISLVKVASSKPAYFAERFYLSMKGSGTRHKDLIRLLVSRNEIDLKEIKYHYKKLYGKSLRQAIKEEKLKGDYETIMMSLCGPDY, translated from the exons ATGTCTTTTATGCAACAATTCCTTGCTCAGGCTAATTTTCTAGAAGGTGGACCTGAACCAGTGGCT GCTGAAAATTGTGGCCCATCACTACAAGCAACATCTGGATTCAATCCTGCAACAGATGCTGCTAATCTTGATAAAGCAATAAAAGCTAAAG GGGTAGATGAAGGCACCATCATTGATGTCCTGACTAAAAGAACCAACAGTGAACGCCAGCAAATCAAAGCTGCTTATCAACAACAGACAGGAAAG AGTTTAGATGATGCATTGAAAAAAGCACTTTCAAGCAACTTGGAGGAAGTTGTTTTGGCAATGATGAAAACCCCAGCCCAGTATGATGCACATTGCCTGAAGAATGCAGTCAAG GGACTTGGAACAGACGAAAGTACCTTAATTGAAATTCTTGTATCGCGGGACAATCGTGAGATCAGAGAAATTAATAAGGTTTACAAAGAAG ATTTTAAGAAAGAACTTGCTAAAGATGTTGCTTCTGACACATCTGGAGACTTCCAAAAGGCCCTTCTAGCACTCATTAAG GGTGAACGCAACGAAAGTGCACCTGTGAATGATGAGCAGGCTGACAACGATGCCAGG GCTCTTTATGAAGCAGGAGAAAAGCGCAAAGGAACAGATACATCCGTTTTCATAAATATTCTCAGCTCAAGGAGCTTTCCCCAGCTTCAGAAAG ttttcacaAAGTATTGCGTTTACAGCAAAAATGATATGGCCAAGGCTATAGATCTTGAGCTGAAGGGAGACATTGAAAGCACTCTGATATCCCTTG TAAAGGTTGCATCGAGCAAACCGGCTTATTTTGCTGAAAGATTCTACTTGTCAATGAag GGATCTGGAACCAGGCATAAAGACTTAATTAGGCTTCTGGTATCTCGAAATGAAATTGACCTAAAAGAGATCAAATATCACTATAAGAAGCTGTATGGAAAATCCCTGCGCCAGGCTATTAAG GAAGAAAAACTTAAAGGAGACTATGAAACCATTATGATGAGCCTTTGTGGTCCTGACTACTAG